AGACGGCGAGCAGTACCAGGTACACGGCGAACGGTCCAAATAACCAGATTAGTTCGACTGATCCACTCTCAGGCATATTGGTGTGTGCTTCCTACCCATACATAAGACTACCGAACTTCGACTTTTCGATGTGAAACTATCAGCCAGGAAAGAAACAGTCGCTAACGGTGGATCTCCGGCCCCGTTCGCTCATTGATTCCGGGGCCCCGACGGCATCGATACGTTCCCGCGAGGCGACGAGAACTCGTTATACGCCGACGACCGCCCGGAGCGCGAACAATGCGTTCTCCTTTCGCTCGCGAATCCGGCGGTAGAAGTACTGCATCCATTTGTCGCCGTAAGGAACGTACTGGTTGACCTCGTAGCCCTTTCGAGCGAGTTCGCGCTGGGCGTCCTCCCGAACGCCCATGAGCATCTGAATCTCGAACGGCGTACCGCATTCCTCGTGAAGATCCGTCGCGAGTTCGAGCATCTGCGGGTCGTGGCTGCCGACCGCGACGCCGCGATCGAACTCGCGGAACAGGTACTCGAGGTGTGTCTCGTAGGCTTCGTCGACGGCCGCCTTCGACTCGTAGGCGACCGACGACGGTTCGTCGTAAGCGCCTTTCACCAACCGGACGGCGGCGGGGACATCGGCCAGCCGGCGCAGGTCGTCACGCGTCCGTTTGAGGTTCGCCTGAATAGCGACGCCGACGTCGTGAGGGTGGCTGCGGGCCGTCGCTCCGACGGCGTCTACGGTCGTGTCCGTCGTCGTGTGGTCTTCCATGTCACACCAGACGAATACGTCGTCGTCGGCCGCGGCCTCGACGATCCGTTCGAAGTTCGCCGCGAAGACGTCGGGCCCGACGTCGATCCCGATCTGGGACGGTTTGACCGACAGACAGCCGTCGAGGTCGTGGCGAGTCAGTTCGGACGCGAGCCGACAGTACTTATCGGCGTCCTCGTCCGCGGGGCCGCGCTCGTGGTAGTGTTCGCCGAGGAGGTTGACGATAGCACCCAATCCCTCGTCGTTGCAGTCCGAGACGTAATCTAGCGTCCCCGGAACGGTCGTATCGGCGACGAAACGGCTCGCGATCGGCGGAATCATACCGTATCGCTGGGACCGAGCGATCCTAAATGGATACCCGACCACAAGATTCTGCCGACGCCAGTGTGAATTAATCGGGCGGCGGTCAGGAGTCGTCCGGGTTGAGCAGTTTCGTCTCGGCCTTTCGCAGGTGCTCGAGCAGCGTCGTCTTCGAGACGCCGAGTTCGTCGGCGAGTTCGCGCGTGCTGACCTCGCGGGGCCACGCGTAGTAGTCGCGTTCGCAGGCGAGTTCGAACGCCTCGCGCTGACGAGGTGTCAGGCGGTCGAGCCGATCGGGCGTGCCCGACGGATCGCCCGCTGGCGAGGAAATCTTGCTGATAGAGATGGTGGCGTCGGTCTCGGCTCGGATGGCCTCGATCCGGTCTCGGACTTCCGCCCGATCGTCGGCGATGAAGACGGGCCAGTGTTCGAGGCCACCCTCGACGCGGACCGACGCCTCGTGGATGAACCCGTGCGAGGCGAGCGTGTCGCTGATGCTGTGTTCCGGCTCGTATTCGACGAACAGTTCGCGGGTCACGTTTCCCGGATCCGGTGTCGACCCCGCCGAGGCCTGGCCGAGCTCGACCGTCGAGTGGGTCAGTGGCGACTCGTCGGCGAACGCGACGAACTCGTCGAGCTGACCCGCCGTCTTTGCGTAGGCGGTGAAGTGACCCTTGACCGTTCCCTCGACGGTCCTGTGAGCGGTGTGGATGAGGAGCCCGGCGTCGACCGTCTCGGTCCCCTGTAATCCCCAGCAGTTGGGATGCCAGATCTCCAGCGTGAGCCGCGTCCCGTCGGTCGTCCCGGTCTCCGTCGTGGTCGTGGAACTCGTGCTACTCATTATCTGTCTCGAGCATCGATTCTTGTGTGAGCAGCATAAACATACCGCATATCGAGCCCCAAGCCGACCATGGGAGGCCACTGTTATTCCCCCCAGACACTCGACCGGTAACGTATGCAACGGACGACAGCCCAGCCTAACCGCCATTACATCGACGGCGAGTGGACCGACGGAGAGAGCGACGAGACGTTCGAGAGCGAGAACCCGGCGACCGGCGAGACGCTTCGGACCTTCCATCGAGGAACCGAGTCGGAGGTCGATCGCGCGCTCGAGGCGGCGGACAGCGCCCGGGCCGAGTGGCGGACCCTGTCTCACATCGACCGCGCGGAGTACCTTTGGGAGATCTACCACGAACTGCGCGAGCGGACGGACGAACTCGGCGAGATCGTCACGAAAGAGTGCGGGAAGGAGATTTCGGAGGGAAAAGCCGACGTCGTCGAGGCCGCACACATGGTCGAGTGGGCCGCCGGAAACGCACGCCACCCTCACGGCGACGTCGTGCCCTCGGAGATCGGGAGCAAGGACGCGTACATGCGGCGGAAACCCTGCGGCGTTGTCGGCTGCATCACGCCGTGGAACTTCCCGGTCGCGATTCCCTTCTGGCACATGGCCGTCTCGCTGGTCGAGGGCAACACCGTCGTCTGG
The genomic region above belongs to Natronorubrum halophilum and contains:
- a CDS encoding helix-turn-helix domain-containing protein, which codes for MSSTSSTTTTETGTTDGTRLTLEIWHPNCWGLQGTETVDAGLLIHTAHRTVEGTVKGHFTAYAKTAGQLDEFVAFADESPLTHSTVELGQASAGSTPDPGNVTRELFVEYEPEHSISDTLASHGFIHEASVRVEGGLEHWPVFIADDRAEVRDRIEAIRAETDATISISKISSPAGDPSGTPDRLDRLTPRQREAFELACERDYYAWPREVSTRELADELGVSKTTLLEHLRKAETKLLNPDDS
- a CDS encoding proline dehydrogenase family protein, with protein sequence MIPPIASRFVADTTVPGTLDYVSDCNDEGLGAIVNLLGEHYHERGPADEDADKYCRLASELTRHDLDGCLSVKPSQIGIDVGPDVFAANFERIVEAAADDDVFVWCDMEDHTTTDTTVDAVGATARSHPHDVGVAIQANLKRTRDDLRRLADVPAAVRLVKGAYDEPSSVAYESKAAVDEAYETHLEYLFREFDRGVAVGSHDPQMLELATDLHEECGTPFEIQMLMGVREDAQRELARKGYEVNQYVPYGDKWMQYFYRRIRERKENALFALRAVVGV